In one window of Arachis ipaensis cultivar K30076 chromosome B06, Araip1.1, whole genome shotgun sequence DNA:
- the LOC107605438 gene encoding phospholipid hydroperoxide glutathione peroxidase, chloroplastic: protein MASSMAFSATTFFTTTQARTANSNSSFSSPSIPFIKPSSFGSSKSAFFQNGFSLNSSNLPGFVVKPRSFSVNARAATEKTIYDFTVKDIDKKDVPLSKFKGKVLLIVNVASRCGLTSSNYSELARLYEKYKNKGLEVLAFPCNQFGMQEPGSNQEIKQFACTRFKAEFPIFDKVDVNGPFTVPVYQFLKSNAGGFLGDLIKWNFEKFLVDKNGKVVERYPPTTSPFQIEKDIQRLLAA, encoded by the exons ATGGCTTCTTCTATGGCTTTCTCTGCCACCACCTTCTTCACTACTACTCAAGCTAGAACAGCAAATtcaaattcttctttttcttcgccATCTATTCCCTTTATCAAACCCTCCTCCTTTGGTTCCTCCAAGTCAGCGTTTTTTCAAAATGGGTTTTCTTTGAACTCATCCAATCTTCCTGGGTTTGTAGTAAAGCCTCGATCTTTTTCAGTTAATGCAAGAGCAGCCACTGAGAAAACCATATATGATTTTACAGTCAAG GATATTGATAAAAAGGATGTTCCTCTTAGCAAGTTTAAGGGCAAGGTTCTCTTGATTGTCAATGTTGCTTCAAGATG TGGTTTGACATCATCGAACTACTCGGAACTGGCACGCTTATAtgagaaatataaaaataaag GTTTGGAGGTTCTAGCATTCCCCTGCAATCAGTTTGGTATGCAGGAGCCTGGATCTAACCAAGAAATTAAGCAGTTTGCTTGCACTCGATTTAAAGCAGAATTTCCCATTTTCGATAAG GTTGATGTGAATGGACCATTTACGGTTCCAGTTTACCAGTTTCTGAAATCAAATGCTGGAGGCTTTCTAGGTGATCTTATCAAGTGGAACTTCGAGAAGTTCTTGGTTGATAAAAATGGTAAAGTTGTTGAAAGATATCCGCCAACTACCTCACCTTTCCAAATTGAG AAGGATATCCAGAGGTTACTTGCTGCATGA